The genomic window TCTTTGAAGTCGCCCGGCACGGCATTCCAGAGCACGCAGGTGAACCCGCCTCTTTTAAGATGTGCCGCCGCATTTGAGGTTAGCGCGCCGTCAAGACGCCCCTGCCCCCCATAGGGCCGGAAGAGCCGATCCGGATGGGCGAGATCCCCTATGGCCACCTGGGTATCGTCGATCTCCGCGCGCACGAAGGCGTCATCGCTCCTTTCGCGGAACGGCAGAGAATGGCTCCAGGTATGATTACCGATCCAGTGGCCCTCGTCATGGGCGCGTTCGCTCACGGCGCGCGCGCTGGCGAGGCGGCTGCCGACGACGAAGAACGTCGATCGGATGCCGTGCCGGCCAAGCGTATCGAGCACGCCCGGGGTGACCTCCGGATCAGGACCGTTATCGAAAGTGAGCGTTATTGGGCGCATGATCTCTACCTAATCATCGGCATTGCTGAAGACGACCTTCCTGGTGCTCAGGAGCGAGGGCACGAAGGTGAGCAGGGCGAGCACGACGACGGAGAGCATCAGCGCCGCGCTTATTGGCCGTTCGAAGAAGACGCCGAGGTTGCCTTCAGAGATGAGCATCGCCCGTCGGAAATGCTCCTCGACCATCGGTCCCAGGACGAAACCGAGGAGGAAGGGGGCAGCGTCGCAGCCGATGCGCGTGAAGACATAGCCAGCGAGGCCTGCCGCCGCGAGCATATAGAGCTCCATCGTGCTGCCATTAGCGCTGAAGGTCCCGATGCAGGAAAAGGCAAGAATACCGGGAAAGAGAATGCCATAGGGAATGCGGAGCATGCTGACCCACGCCCCAACGAGCGGCAGATTCAGCACCACAAGCATAGCATTGCCGATCCACATGGATGCGACCAGCCCCCAGAACAGCTCCGGCTGCGTGACGATGACACGCGGCCCTGGCTGGATGCCTTGCACGACCATCGCACCGATCATCAGCGCCATCACCGCGTTGGAGGGAACGCCAAGGGTGAGCATGGGAATGAAGGAAGTCTGCGCACCGGCGTTGTTCGCGCTCTCCGGCCCGGCGACGCCCTCGATCGCGCCCTTACCGAATTCCTCGGGATGCCGGGAGAGACGCTTTTCCACCGCGTAGGACGCGAATGACGAGAGGAACGCGCCGCCCCCCGGAAGGACGCCGAGTAGGGAGCCGAGAAGCGTGCCGCGCAGGATTGGCGCAACACTGCGGCGGAAGTCCTCGCGGGTTGGCATCAGACGATTGATCTTGTGCACGGCGCGCGTGATGCTGGAATCCTGCTCCAGATTACGCAAGATTTCAGCAATGCCGAAGACGCCGACGGACACGGCGATGAAGCTCACGCCGCTGCGCAACTCGTCGATCCCGAAGGTGAAACGCGTATCGGACGTGAAGACGTCCGTGCCGACCTGGCCGAGCAGGAGACCGAATGTGGCCATGGCCAGGCCCTTGAGGAGAGAACCACGCGACAGCACCACAACAAGGACTATGCCGAGGAGTGTCAGCGCGAAATACTCGGGAGCTCCAAATCTGAGCGCTACCTGGCTCAACGCGGGTGAGGCAACCGCCAGCACGACCGTGGCAATCGTGCCAGCGACGAAGGAGCCTATGGCGGAGATGGCGAGGGCTGAACCGGCACGCCCCTGACGCGCCATTTGATAGCCGTCGATAGCGGTCACTGCCGTCGAGGGCTCCCCTGGCAAATTGACGAGGATAGCCGTAATCGACCCGCCGTATTGGGCACCGTAGTAAATGCCCGCAAGCATGATGAGGGCAGTCAGCGGATCCAGCCCGAGCGTGATCGGCAACAGCATGGCGATCGTTGCGCTCGGTCCGATGCCTGGCAAGACCCCGATCAGCGTGCCTAGGAGGACCCCGATGAGACAGAACAGCAGCGCGGTTGGCGTTGCCGCTTGGGAGAAGCCGAGCAGAATGCCTTCCAAGATACCCATATGCCTGCCTTTCAGTGGAAGAGGCCGGAATTCACGAGCTCCACCGGCACGCGCAATCCGTAATAGAACACGGCCACGCAGAAAGCCGTCATGCCAGTGACAATGGCAGCACCTCTCGAAAATCCGATGTGGCGGCTTGCGGCGACAGCGAGAGTCATGGCGATGGCGAGTGAGGGCACAAGGCCAAGGCTGCGCAGCGTCATGCCAAAGGCAATCGGCGCCGCCAAGACGAAAATCACCCCGCGCCAGTTGATTGGCGCGGCGGGTTCGGCCTCGTGGTTGCGGGCGCTAAAGAGGATACCGGCCCCTAGCACAATGAGGATGACGCAGAGCGCGAGCGGAAAGAAGCCTGGCCCCATCGTCGCCGCCGAGCCAATCTCGAGCGTCGCCAGCGCATAGACGGCCAAAACACTGCCGATTCCCAGAAATATCAGCCCCGCGGCAAGATCCGACCTGTTCCACGTCATGGTTTCCTCCGTAACGAACGCTTGACGCATTTTTATTGTCGAGCTCGCGCAATCTAGAGCATTTGCCATGAGCTGCGGCTCACACAGATTACTCCAGCCCCTGATTTTACGCATTTTCTTCGCGCGAAACGGGATCCATTCCGCCCGAAAGATGCCCTAGCCAGCGGCCCTTATGCCGCCAGGGCCGTAGAGTTCTTCAAGCACTTCGCGAGTATGCTGGCCGAGACCCGGCGGGTCGCGCTGAACCCGGGGAGCTGCGACATCCCTCCATGGCATCCCCGGAATGACAACCCGTGCCCCCGAGCCGGGCGGATACTCGATTTCCATGAGCGAGCCGCGCTCCCTGATATGCGGGTGCGATACGACCTCCGGCAGCGTGAGAATGGGCTCTGACGGAATTCCTCGCTTGTCGAGTTCACTGAGCCAGTATTCAGCCGGCCTTGTCCTGAAAATGCGATAGATCTCTTCAAGCATATTCACGCGGTTGATATTGCGGTCGACCTGCGCACGAAATTCGGGCACTTCTCCGAGATGGGCGAATTCTGGAATCGAGATGAAGGCTTTCCAGGCTTTCTCGTTAGTCACGGCCATGACGAATTCCCGGTCGGACGCCGGAAAGCTCTCGTAGGGCGCCATCAGCGGATGGGCGTTACCGACGCGCGCATAAGGTTTGCCGGTCGCCGTATATGTGACGATCTGCTGATTGAGCACCATCATCAAGGCATCCAGCATCGCAATATCGATATAGCGTCCGCGCCCGGTCTCGCGGCGCTCCATAAGCGATGCCATGATCGACACTACGGCGGAGAACCCGCCGACGATGTCGGCGATGGGACCGCCTGCCTTCATGGCGCGGCCATCCGGCTCACCCGTTTGCGACATGAGCCCGCTGATGGCCTGCACCATCAGGTCTATACCCGGGCGGTGCGACATGGGACCGGTCTGCCCATAGGCGCTGATCGAGCAGTAGATCAGGTCCGGCTTGATCTTCGCGACGGTCTCGTAGTCGAGTTTGAACCGCTTCATGGTCCCGGGGCGAAAGTTCTCGACGAGAACATCGGCCTCTCGAATAAGATCAAGGCAGATATTACGTCCCTCATCGGTGTGGAGATCAACCTCTACCGACCGCTTGTTGCGGTTCGACGACATATAGGTGGCAAAGGGCGGTCCCCAGTAACGCGATTCATCGCCCGTGCCCGGCATTTCAAGCTTGATGACATCGGCACCCAGATCCCCCATCAGCATCGTGGAGAAAGGACCAGCAAGCGCGCGTGACACATCGACTACACGGATGCCGTTGAGCGCACCCTTCTTCAGCGCGTCCGAAGCGTCGATTGGATTGGAGAAAGCCATACTAACATCCCTGTGGTTTGGCAGGCAGCCGAGCGAAGGTCCTGCCCTAAACCGCTCGAACCCTGTTTGTGATGCTTCCGATCCCGTCGATCCCGGCTTCGATGACGTCTCCGTCCTTCAGCCAGATCTGCGGGTCGAGGCCAAGGCCGACCCCGGAAGGTGTGCCTGTGGTGACGATGTCGCCGGCCTCGACGGTCATGCCGGCAGACAAGCTTTCGAGGATGCGTGCGCAGTCGAAGATCATGTCGGACGTGATCGAATCCTGGCGCAGCTCGCCATTGACGGTCAGCCATAGCCGATGGCCCGCCCGGAGATCGAACTCGTCCATGGTGACGATCCAAGGGCCGATCGGACAGGACGTATCGAGGCCCTTGCCCTTGAACCACTGGCCATGGCTTCGCTGCAGGTCGCGCGCCGTCACGTCATTGAGAACGGTGACGCCAAAAATGTAATCAAGCGCATCATCAGCCCGTATGTTGCGCGCGGTCTGGCCAACGACGAAGGCGAGTTCGACCTCATAGTCGAGTTTGGTGGTTATGTCGGGCAGTTCGATGTCGGCTCCCGTGCCTACGACAGCCGTCGGTGGCTTGGTGAAGAACTCAGGGACCTTGGGATACTCGACCGGCACACCGCGGGCACGGGCGCCTTCCTCCACATGAAGTTTGTAGTTGCGGCCGACGCAGACCACATTCTTAGGCGGGCGGGGAACGGGGGCCAACAGGCTGACGTCCTCGAGTGGTCGCCAGGCGCGCTCGTCCGCGCTCTCGATCTTCCGCTGCAACAGTGCAAGAAGAGCCTTTCCGCCGCTGATGACATCCAGCAGGCAGCGTGGAGGTGGGCTGTCCGCGTTCCAATCCACCGTGATGTCGAGTACGCGCTTGCCGACGACGGCGGCCGGTCGCGGCCCGGCCCCGGTTGCGATGGTTGCCAATCTCATCTGGGTTTTGATCCTTGCGGGGCGACTGTTGCCCGGAGTAGCGCCACTTTATGCCGGCTCGAACATCGGCAGGGTTATTTCGTCCGACATCTTCTCGTAGCGGACGCGCACGGGCATGCCGATGTGGACGTCCTCCGGAACGCTTGTGATAACATTGCTGACCATCATCGCGCCTTCCTCCAGCTCGACGAGGGCCACTATGAGGGGCCCCTCGATGTCGAAGCTCGAACGGGCAGCGACTGTGAAGGTGTGGATTTTCCCGTTGCCGCTGACTTTCGTCCACGCCAAGGCACGTGATGCACATTCGGGGCAGATGTAAACGGGATAGTACGCGTAGGTGCCGCAATCGTCACAACGTTGAAGCTGCATACGCTCGGCTTTGCAGGAATCCCAGAACGGTTGTGAGATCTTGGAGGGAACGGGCAATGATCGAGACATGGCGGATCCCTCAGTCGCGGCCGAGAATGGCGATGGAATGGTTGGAGGCGACAGCACTGACATTGGTTGCCAGGGCGAGCTGCGCATTCGGCACCTGTCGCTCACCGCCTTCACCGCGTATCTGACGAGCCGCCTCGATGATGTGATTGATGCCGCCGCTGGAGCCGAAGGAGAGCAAGCCGCCATGGGTGTTGACCGGCAACTCCCCGCCGAGCTCGAGCCGCCCGTCCGCTGCGAAGGCGCCGCCCTCGCCCTTGGCGCAATATCCCAGGTCCTCGAGTTGCAGCAACACAGTAATCGTAAAGGAATCGTACAGCTCCGCGACGTCGATGTCGCTCGGTTTGACGCCCGCGCGACCGAACGCCTGTTCGGCGGCCACCGATTGGACAGTGCGAGTCAGGCCGAAACGTGCCTTGTCCTCGGCGCGCGCGCCGGTCGCCCGTGCGAGATGGGCGAGGTGATAGTAGGATTGCGCCTGACCCGTGCCGAGGATGCGCACCGGCTTCGACTTGAGGTCGCGCGCACGCTCAAGTGAGGTGATCAGGATCGCGCCTGCACCGTCGCAGATCGGGCTGCAGTCGAGGAGGTGCAACGGCGTACTCACCATGGGGGAAGCCAGAACATCCGAGACAGTGATGGGCTCGCGCTTGAACGCTTTCGGATTCAGCGACGCGTGCTTGCGGCACGCGACGGCTATGGCGGCGAGTTGTTCCGATGTCGTGCCGAATTCATGCATGTGGCGCTGCGCGATCATGGCGTAGACGCCCGGAACAGTGATGCCGAATGGAACTTCGAACTCGAGGGGATGCGCGCCATAGTCAATATAGGCCTTGAGCCCGGTACCCTTCGGAACGCCGGTCAGAATATTGTCGCCGCGCAGCAGCAAAACAGCTTTGCACTGTCCTGTTTCTACAGCCCATTTCGCAATCTGCACGCCGTTGAGATAGGACTGTCCTCCAGTTCGCAAGGTGTCACAGAAGGTCTTGCAATGAAGTCCGAGATGTTCACCGATGATCATATGATGACGAATATTATCGTTCAGGAAGGTTCCCGACGTCATCAGTCCATCAATATCATGCTTGTCGATACCGGCGTCCTCGATAGCAAGCATCGCTGCTTCGACATGCAACTCCGTCGGGTTGGATCCTACAAGGCGTCCGACAGGCGGTTCGCCGACGCCGGCGATCACGGCTTCTGTGCCGGGGTGAGGCATTGAAACGCTCCGGAAGTTGAAAGTGGCTTCTCCGCCGCGGCAAATGCACGGCCATGGGACAGCGCTGGAGAGGCCTCCGAAGAACCTCCGGAGGCTGGGAATGGCGCGGTGGTTGTCGTCTGACTATTTCTTCGGGATACCGGCTGCATCGATGAGTTCGGCGTAACGCTTGCGCTCAGCGTCTGAAAATGACTGGAACTCAGCCGGGGAAGTGGTTGCGTAGACCTCCGTACCGGTTTTCTCGAGTGCTTCGATTACAGCCGGCTCGGTAAGAGCCTTGTTGACGGCTGCCGCCATCTTTTCGATCGCTTCGGGGGGCGTACCGGTCGGCGCGTAGAGGCCGTACCAGGAATTGATCACAACATCATAGCCGAGCTCGCGCAACGTGGGCAAATCAGACTTGAACTTGGAGCGCGTCTCTCCGGCATTGCCGAGCAGGATAAGTTCTCCCGACTGCAGGCCCGGCTGGAATTGGGAAAGCGAGTAGAACATCGTGTCTGTCTCTCCTCGCATCAGGTCGAGGACGGATTGCGCACCGCCCTGATAGGGGATGTGACGCATTTGAATTCCCGTGCGAAGCTTTAGGAGTTCCGCTGAAAGATGCGCCGATGTTCCAATTCCAGCGGATGCATATGTCAGGTTGCCTGACTTCTTTGCTTTCGCCACAAATTCATCGATCGTCGTCACACCGCTTACCTTTGGTACGGCCATTACAAGGCTCTGGCCCGCAATCCGTGCGACAGCGGTGAAGTCCTTGGACGGATTGTAGGGTAACTGCTTGAATATGTTCGGATTCGACGCCTGCGTCGCGACCGTCCCGAAAAAGAAGGTGTAACCATCGGGCTTGGCCTTGGCGGCGCGTGCCGCACCGGGGATGGAGGCTGCCCCTCCCTCGTTCTCGATCACGATCGGCTGGCCAAGCAGTTTCTCGGCCGCGGGCATGACTATTCGGGCCACGCCGTCGGCTGCCGATCCTGCGGGCAGCGGCACGATCACGTGGATTGCTCTGTTGGGATAAGTCCCCTGGGCGTAGGCGGCAGATCCCAAGGCGAGGGCCATCGACAGCGACAAGCCAACCAGTCTCTCGAACATTTTGGCGCTCCTCCCGTGTTTCCGTATAGCGAAAATCTTTCCGTTATTCGAAGACTGCGACGCTTGGCTCGGTGTGTCAAGCACTACGCCGAGGTTTTTTGGCGGGTTGCAGGAGCCCGATTGACAGGTCGCGCTGACACGAGATATTCCGGATATAGGATATTTATCCGCATACCGGAGAATAAGTGTGGCGATGCAGACAACAGCGCGCGATGTGCTGGCTCGGTTGCTTGAACGCCTTGACCTTCCCTTGGGCAGTGTTGATGAAGACGTCGTGATCCATGGCGCTGACCCAGTGTTGCCGAGTCGCTATCGGCCGGGGCTGGCCAGCGCGGCTGCACTGGCCGCCCACGCGATCGGCATTCGCGAAATCTGGACCGCGCGCGGCGGAGAGCATCAGTCGATCAGCATCAATCTCCGGCAGGCCGCCGTCCCAGGGCTCAGGACACTGTCCTACATCAGGCGCGATGGCCATAAGCTGCAATTGATGCGCCCGGCCTCGGAGGAAAAAGTATTCTTCGAGAGCGCTGACGGGCGTCTGGTTTATCTGCTACGGCATGCCTTCTACCATGAGCATTTCAGCCGCATGCTGTCTTTTCTCGATTGTTCCCCGGCAACAGCCTCCCTGGAGAAGGCGATCAGCCGCTGGAACGCCGAGGAACTCGAGGATGCGATGGCCGACGCCAAGGTGATCGGCGCGATGGTTCGCACCCGCGACGAATGGCTCGCAAGCCCCCAGGGGCATCACCTCGCGTCCCGCATTCCCGTCGAGATCGAACGGATCGGCGAAGGGCCGCCCATGCCTTTCCTGCCGGCGGAACGACCTCTGTCCGACATCAGGGTGGTGGACATGGGCCATGTTCTCGCAGGGCCGATCACCTCGCGCCAGCTTGCCGAGCAGGGTGCCGAGGTTCTGCATGTGTCAGCACCATACCAGCCAGATCCCCCCCACATCCAGATCGACACAGGCTTCGGCAAACGGTCCGCTTTCGTCGATCTCAACCGCGGGGGCGACATCGACAATCTCCGCGATCTCGTTGCCGGCGCCGATGTTTTCGTGCATTCTTGGAGGCCGGGTTCGCTCGACGCGCGGGGTCTGTCGCCGCATGCGCTTGCGGACCTCCGGCCGGGCCTCATCTATGTCTCCGTCAGCTGCTACGGCTACGATGGGCCGTGGGCGACGCGGGCCGGCTATGACCCCCTGGGCCAGGTGGTGAGCGGGCTTGTCGCTGGAGAGGGCTCGCTCGCGGCGCCTGTGATGGCGCCAACCTTCACTCTCAATGACTATCTAGCCGGCTATCTCGCCGCGGCGGGCGTGACGAGCGCGCTGTTGAAGCGCGCGCGCGTCGGCGGCAGCTATCACGTCAAGGTTTCGCTGACCGCCTGCTCGATGTGGCTCCAAGATCTCGGCTACTTGCCTGCCGCGCAGTGGCCGGATGGCCCGCAAGGCGTAGCCGAACTGCCGGCGCCTCGCCCGGAAGAGCTGACAGTGACCGCAACGCCCTTCGGGATCGTGGAACATCCCTTGCCGATCGTGAGCTATTCGGCTACCCCAAGTCGGTGGGATATTCCCCCCGAGCCGGCCGGCACCTCGCCTTTGCGCTGGAGAGCCGCGCGCGATAATGACATCATCGACCTAGCATCACCGCCACTTGTCTTTTGAGGGGCGTTCTGTGCTTTCGGACGAAGATCGCAATCGCGACTGAACGAGGTTGGGTGTGTCGAACAATATTTCCGAGAGCGTAGATCCCGATTTCATCAAGTCTCTGGCGAAAGGCCTGGCCGTCATAGAGGCTTTTGGGCCCGAGTCTCCGTCCATGACACTGAGCGCCGTGGCCCAGAAGGTGGGGCTCAGCGCCGGCTCGACCCGGCGCGTGCTCATGACGCTCTCGAAGCTCGGCTACATGACTTATGATGAGAGAGATCGGCGCTTCCACCTCTCGGCGCGCACGCTCCAGCTCGGCTATTCCTATCTCGCCTCGCTGCCGGCCTTCAGCTTGATCCAGCCCCGTCTCGCCGAACTGTCAGACAAGCTCGACGAGAGCTGTTCGGTGATGACGCGTGACGGGCGCGAGGTCGTGTGCATTGCGCGAGCAACCGCAAAGCGTCTGCAGCGCGACTACATGTCTGTCGGAACGCGCTTTCCTGCACACGCTTCCTCCTCCGGAAAGCTCCTCCTCGGTGATCTTCCCCCGGACGATTTCGAAGCGCTCTATGACGGGACGAAGCTGCTTCCGGCGGTCACTCCCTTTACGGTCGCCGATCTGCCTCAGCTCAAAGGCCAGATGGAGGAGGCGCGCCGGCAGGGCTGGATCTACACAAACCAGGAGACCGCGCTCGGCATGGCTTCGCTCGCGGTTCCGATCCGTGTCGGCGGGCGCGTGCGCTATGGACTCTCGACCAGCGCCACACTGACCTACGACGGTCCGACGATCGTCGACCGCTATCTGCCGGATCTCCTGAAAGCGGCAAAGGCTATGGAGCGTTTTCTGGAAACGCGTGTCTAACACCTCATTAGCCTGGCCTGCTGCCGGTTTCGTGGACGCTCAGTTAAGCGAATCCCACCTTCTTTTCGAACTCGACCGGGCTAAGATAGCCGATGGTCGAGTGCCTGCGGACCGTGTTGTAGAACCGCTCGATGTAGTCGAACTGTTGATTTCCACTGAGAGCTGACCCGGCGCAGCGCGATATTTCCATTGAGAATTGACCCATGTTTGAACCGTCCCTCGCATGTTTTCAGCGGGGGCTCTGGAGTGATCGACATGGCATTACTGAGCGTGATCCGACGCTGGCATTTTCGAGAACATCTATCGATCCGGGAGATTTGCCGCAGGACCGGCCTTTCCCGGAATACCATCCGCAAATACCTGCGTGCCGGCGGCGTGGAGCCGAAGTTCAACATCCCGGAGCGGCCGAGCAAGCTCGATCCGTTTGCGGATCGGTTGTCGGCCTGGCTGAAGACGGAATCCAAGAAGGGCCGCAAGCAGAAGCGGACGATGAAGCAGTTGCATGTCGATCTGGTCAGCCTTGGCTACGAGGGCTCCTACAATCGCGTGGCGGCATTTGCTCGGGAATGGCGGGACGATTGGCAGAGGGAACTGCAGACGACGGGCCGTGGGACATTTGTGCCCTTGGCGTTTGAACCTGGCGAGGCCTTCCAGTTCGACTGGTCGGAGGACTGGGCGATCATCGGCAATGAGCGCACGAAGCTGCAGATTGCTCATACGAAGCTGAGCTACAGCCGCGCTTTCATCGTCCGGGCTTATCTTCTGCAGACCCACGAGATGCTATTTGACGCGCACAATCATGCGTTCCGCGTCTTTGGCGGCATTCCCGGTCGAGGCATCTACGACAACATGCGCACGGCGATCGACAAGGTTGGTCGTGGCAAGGAGCGCGACGTCAATGTCCGCTTCATGGCGATGGCCAGTCACTACGTGTTCGAGCCGGAATTCTGTAATCCTGCTTCCGGCTGGGAGAAGGGACAGGTCGAGAAGAATGTTCAGGATGCTCGTCATCGCTTCTTTCAACCCATCCCGCGCTTTCCATCACTGGAAGCCCTGAATGACTGGCTTGAGCTTCGATGCAAGGAGTTCTGGGCAAAGACCCCGCACGGTCAGATACGTGGCACCATTGCCGACCTCTGGGCTGAGGAGGCGCCAGCCCTTATGCCTGTTTCCCGGCCGTTCGACGGCTTTGTGGAATATACCAAGCGCGTGACACCAACCTGCCTCGTACATCTGGAGCGCAACCGCTACAGCGTCCCGGCATCCTTTGCCAATCGACCGATAAGCCTTCGCGTCTACCCGGAACGGGTCGTAGTTGCCGCGGAAGGTCAGATCGTCTGCGAGCATCGTCGCGTCATTGATCGTTCCCATGACCGGCCGGGCCAGACCATTTACGACTGGCGGCATTATCTGGCGGTCGTGCAGCGCAAGCCCGGCGCTCTACGCAACGGCGCTCCCTTCATCGAGCTGCCGGAGGCATTCAAGAGCTTGCAGCAATATCTGCTCAAAAAGCCGGGCGGCGATCGCGAGATGGTCGACATCCTGGCTCTTGTTCTCCAGCACGACGAACAAG from Hyphomicrobiales bacterium includes these protein-coding regions:
- a CDS encoding IclR family transcriptional regulator — encoded protein: MSNNISESVDPDFIKSLAKGLAVIEAFGPESPSMTLSAVAQKVGLSAGSTRRVLMTLSKLGYMTYDERDRRFHLSARTLQLGYSYLASLPAFSLIQPRLAELSDKLDESCSVMTRDGREVVCIARATAKRLQRDYMSVGTRFPAHASSSGKLLLGDLPPDDFEALYDGTKLLPAVTPFTVADLPQLKGQMEEARRQGWIYTNQETALGMASLAVPIRVGGRVRYGLSTSATLTYDGPTIVDRYLPDLLKAAKAMERFLETRV
- a CDS encoding 2-keto-4-pentenoate hydratase/2-oxohepta-3-ene-1,7-dioic acid hydratase in catechol pathway, translated to MRLATIATGAGPRPAAVVGKRVLDITVDWNADSPPPRCLLDVISGGKALLALLQRKIESADERAWRPLEDVSLLAPVPRPPKNVVCVGRNYKLHVEEGARARGVPVEYPKVPEFFTKPPTAVVGTGADIELPDITTKLDYEVELAFVVGQTARNIRADDALDYIFGVTVLNDVTARDLQRSHGQWFKGKGLDTSCPIGPWIVTMDEFDLRAGHRLWLTVNGELRQDSITSDMIFDCARILESLSAGMTVEAGDIVTTGTPSGVGLGLDPQIWLKDGDVIEAGIDGIGSITNRVRAV
- a CDS encoding hypothetical protein (Evidence 5 : Unknown function); translation: MSNTSLAWPAAGFVDAQLSESHLLFELDRAKIADGRVPADRVVEPLDVVELLISTES
- a CDS encoding Tripartite tricarboxylate transporter TctB family protein codes for the protein MTWNRSDLAAGLIFLGIGSVLAVYALATLEIGSAATMGPGFFPLALCVILIVLGAGILFSARNHEAEPAAPINWRGVIFVLAAPIAFGMTLRSLGLVPSLAIAMTLAVAASRHIGFSRGAAIVTGMTAFCVAVFYYGLRVPVELVNSGLFH
- a CDS encoding Formyl-CoA transferase/CoA:oxalate CoA-transferase, which produces MAFSNPIDASDALKKGALNGIRVVDVSRALAGPFSTMLMGDLGADVIKLEMPGTGDESRYWGPPFATYMSSNRNKRSVEVDLHTDEGRNICLDLIREADVLVENFRPGTMKRFKLDYETVAKIKPDLIYCSISAYGQTGPMSHRPGIDLMVQAISGLMSQTGEPDGRAMKAGGPIADIVGGFSAVVSIMASLMERRETGRGRYIDIAMLDALMMVLNQQIVTYTATGKPYARVGNAHPLMAPYESFPASDREFVMAVTNEKAWKAFISIPEFAHLGEVPEFRAQVDRNINRVNMLEEIYRIFRTRPAEYWLSELDKRGIPSEPILTLPEVVSHPHIRERGSLMEIEYPPGSGARVVIPGMPWRDVAAPRVQRDPPGLGQHTREVLEELYGPGGIRAAG
- a CDS encoding Acetyl-CoA acetyltransferase, producing the protein MPHPGTEAVIAGVGEPPVGRLVGSNPTELHVEAAMLAIEDAGIDKHDIDGLMTSGTFLNDNIRHHMIIGEHLGLHCKTFCDTLRTGGQSYLNGVQIAKWAVETGQCKAVLLLRGDNILTGVPKGTGLKAYIDYGAHPLEFEVPFGITVPGVYAMIAQRHMHEFGTTSEQLAAIAVACRKHASLNPKAFKREPITVSDVLASPMVSTPLHLLDCSPICDGAGAILITSLERARDLKSKPVRILGTGQAQSYYHLAHLARATGARAEDKARFGLTRTVQSVAAEQAFGRAGVKPSDIDVAELYDSFTITVLLQLEDLGYCAKGEGGAFAADGRLELGGELPVNTHGGLLSFGSSGGINHIIEAARQIRGEGGERQVPNAQLALATNVSAVASNHSIAILGRD
- a CDS encoding conserved hypothetical protein (Evidence 4 : Unknown function but conserved in other organisms), whose translation is MSRSLPVPSKISQPFWDSCKAERMQLQRCDDCGTYAYYPVYICPECASRALAWTKVSGNGKIHTFTVAARSSFDIEGPLIVALVELEEGAMMVSNVITSVPEDVHIGMPVRVRYEKMSDEITLPMFEPA
- a CDS encoding CoA transferase family III; this encodes MAMQTTARDVLARLLERLDLPLGSVDEDVVIHGADPVLPSRYRPGLASAAALAAHAIGIREIWTARGGEHQSISINLRQAAVPGLRTLSYIRRDGHKLQLMRPASEEKVFFESADGRLVYLLRHAFYHEHFSRMLSFLDCSPATASLEKAISRWNAEELEDAMADAKVIGAMVRTRDEWLASPQGHHLASRIPVEIERIGEGPPMPFLPAERPLSDIRVVDMGHVLAGPITSRQLAEQGAEVLHVSAPYQPDPPHIQIDTGFGKRSAFVDLNRGGDIDNLRDLVAGADVFVHSWRPGSLDARGLSPHALADLRPGLIYVSVSCYGYDGPWATRAGYDPLGQVVSGLVAGEGSLAAPVMAPTFTLNDYLAGYLAAAGVTSALLKRARVGGSYHVKVSLTACSMWLQDLGYLPAAQWPDGPQGVAELPAPRPEELTVTATPFGIVEHPLPIVSYSATPSRWDIPPEPAGTSPLRWRAARDNDIIDLASPPLVF
- a CDS encoding Tripartite-type tricarboxylate transporter receptor subunit TctC, which gives rise to MFERLVGLSLSMALALGSAAYAQGTYPNRAIHVIVPLPAGSAADGVARIVMPAAEKLLGQPIVIENEGGAASIPGAARAAKAKPDGYTFFFGTVATQASNPNIFKQLPYNPSKDFTAVARIAGQSLVMAVPKVSGVTTIDEFVAKAKKSGNLTYASAGIGTSAHLSAELLKLRTGIQMRHIPYQGGAQSVLDLMRGETDTMFYSLSQFQPGLQSGELILLGNAGETRSKFKSDLPTLRELGYDVVINSWYGLYAPTGTPPEAIEKMAAAVNKALTEPAVIEALEKTGTEVYATTSPAEFQSFSDAERKRYAELIDAAGIPKK
- a CDS encoding Chitooligosaccharide deacetylase is translated as MRPITLTFDNGPDPEVTPGVLDTLGRHGIRSTFFVVGSRLASARAVSERAHDEGHWIGNHTWSHSLPFRERSDDAFVRAEIDDTQVAIGDLAHPDRLFRPYGGQGRLDGALTSNAAAHLKRGGFTCVLWNAVPGDFKDYDGWPAAAHAQIERLAWPLVVLHDVHAAAMRHLDHFICTLKDRGFFFEQDFPPDCVAIARGRPMERLATGIVSDNRGTSLEGAAWHRPER
- a CDS encoding Uncharacterized 52.8 kDa protein in TAR-I ttuC' 3'region → MGILEGILLGFSQAATPTALLFCLIGVLLGTLIGVLPGIGPSATIAMLLPITLGLDPLTALIMLAGIYYGAQYGGSITAILVNLPGEPSTAVTAIDGYQMARQGRAGSALAISAIGSFVAGTIATVVLAVASPALSQVALRFGAPEYFALTLLGIVLVVVLSRGSLLKGLAMATFGLLLGQVGTDVFTSDTRFTFGIDELRSGVSFIAVSVGVFGIAEILRNLEQDSSITRAVHKINRLMPTREDFRRSVAPILRGTLLGSLLGVLPGGGAFLSSFASYAVEKRLSRHPEEFGKGAIEGVAGPESANNAGAQTSFIPMLTLGVPSNAVMALMIGAMVVQGIQPGPRVIVTQPELFWGLVASMWIGNAMLVVLNLPLVGAWVSMLRIPYGILFPGILAFSCIGTFSANGSTMELYMLAAAGLAGYVFTRIGCDAAPFLLGFVLGPMVEEHFRRAMLISEGNLGVFFERPISAALMLSVVVLALLTFVPSLLSTRKVVFSNADD